One segment of Parvularcula sp. IMCC14364 DNA contains the following:
- a CDS encoding aminotransferase class IV, giving the protein MSHDFEPDPRNDKILIDINGELFPRAEAKISVFDSGFMLGDGVWEGLRVYKGRIVFLDRHLDRLWEGAKALDFTLPLTKAALTRRLHDCLAANNMSDHVHIRLMVTRGTRSTPYQDPRVTVTPPTIVIIPEYKRPVFPTQGLSLFTVHVRRGFPDVQDQKLNSHSKINCITACIQATQAGADEALMLDPHGFVATCNSTHFFIFRRGELWTSTGDYCLGGITRSVVLELARENGLPVFEKNFSLTDVYGAEEAFVTGTFAGLTPVRAVDGRIIGDGTSRPLMQKLQQLYIERVETRDEEQVRR; this is encoded by the coding sequence ATGTCGCACGATTTTGAACCTGATCCGCGCAACGACAAAATTCTGATTGATATTAATGGGGAGCTGTTCCCCCGTGCTGAAGCGAAAATTTCCGTATTCGATTCAGGCTTCATGCTGGGTGATGGTGTCTGGGAGGGATTGCGCGTTTACAAGGGCAGGATTGTTTTTCTGGACAGGCATCTTGATCGCCTGTGGGAGGGCGCCAAGGCGCTGGACTTCACACTACCTCTTACAAAAGCCGCCCTGACAAGGCGTCTCCATGATTGCCTGGCGGCGAATAATATGTCCGATCACGTACATATTCGCCTGATGGTTACACGCGGCACACGCTCGACGCCCTATCAGGACCCGCGGGTCACGGTCACGCCGCCAACCATTGTGATTATTCCTGAATACAAGAGGCCGGTATTCCCCACACAGGGCCTGTCCCTCTTCACGGTGCATGTGCGACGCGGGTTTCCTGACGTGCAGGACCAGAAACTGAATTCCCACTCCAAGATTAACTGCATCACGGCTTGCATTCAGGCGACTCAAGCCGGGGCAGATGAAGCCCTGATGCTGGACCCGCATGGATTCGTGGCGACCTGTAACTCGACGCACTTTTTCATTTTCCGTCGGGGAGAATTATGGACCTCTACAGGGGATTACTGCCTTGGCGGTATCACGCGCTCTGTCGTGCTGGAGTTGGCAAGAGAGAATGGCCTCCCGGTGTTTGAGAAGAACTTTTCCCTCACAGATGTTTATGGTGCAGAGGAGGCTTTTGTCACGGGCACTTTTGCGGGCCTGACGCCTGTGCGTGCCGTGGATGGGCGCATAATCGGTGATGGCACATCCCGGCCACTGATGCAGAAGCTGCAACAACTCTATATCGAAAGAGTGGAGACGCGAGATGAGGAACAGGTGCGGCGCTAG